The genomic window aaaagtttaaagaatgttttcattttaaaccCAGTCTTTAAATATAACAGGCACAAAATAGTTAAATCAAGTTTTGGtaactttaattaaaaaataacgGTTAACTTTATTAAACATATGTCAATTTAAAttacagcagatttaaaatgttttcaatattttaacACTGTACAAAATAAAATGCTGCACAAGTTATTCAAGAAACTGTTTTGGTCTTCCAtctcaataaataaaaacacacaggCACTTCTACATAGATTCACAGGAAGCAGTCAATATTATGAATTATACAGAGTGAAAATATggcaagaaagaaaaattcaggtaAGAAGAGTATTTAAATTaccacaaaaaaatatttaaaaacctaTTATTGATGGTGAACAGCATATTTTTAGCTTTCTGTTCAAATCTCTAGAAATGAGTGGAACCCAGATTTTACAAGTCATATGTAAATGAAGGTCTTTATTGATAAACAGAAATGTATGGGTGTGACTTGAAGGTCCCAGTGGCTGACAGCATCCTTACATGGGAGACCAGGGTTTGGAAATGATCCTGTAACTCCTATGGCTTTTACGACAGGCAGGGCTGCAAATATTGTGGTACTAGCTTTTTCTGGCCTCCTtgtgagaaggaaaaaaaaggtcTACCATCATGAGTGCTAttagtcaaataaaaaaaaagtggcagtGGAGGAGGCAGAAGTCAACTCCTAAGGTAAGCTGTCTTCCAAAAAATTAATGGATAAAGATAACCAGATTGCTTAGGACTACAGAGAGGACAAAATCAATGGCATCACCCCCCAGATTCACAACTATTCAAGATCTTTTCATAATAGGTTTGTTTCAGTTAACCAGAGAATGCCTACGCATGGCgagaggggaagagaaagtgTGCAAAGGTTCCTGCAAAAGTAAAAGTTAACTGAGAGTTAGCCACAGCAGAGAACAAAATTATAGGAGGCCCAAAGACAAAAAAGTGGTGATGCACTTGTCAGTGTATGCTTTGGAGTAAGCTTTCCAAGATGTGCACTTAATCTCAGTAACAACTGTAGCTCTCTGGATTCTTAAGCTGCTAGAATTTAGGTAGGTCATGAAGATGAGGTAGCATAACTTGAAAGCAAATGGCTGTCAAATAACCAATATTAATGGCTTTGACAACAGGCGTATTTAACTTTTAGCCAcagaggccttgggaaaaaagaCAGGTAGAACAGTCTCTTAGTGGCCAATGGGCTAAAGTACCCAACAAGACAAATGACCTATATAAAGAAAATATCAAGTGCCACCTACTCTTTAAAATATCTGCCTCATCTACTTAAGGTCTCTTATCTTTCCTTAAAACATTAATTAAGCAActaacaaaatgaagaaaacctAGGTAATATACTTAGCGTGTCTTGCTTTCTCTGAATTCTTCTTAAACTGTTAGGAATCAGGCCACCAAATGAGTGCTTTGAGCAATACCAACTATTGACTGCCTTCCAAATCACTGAGgagttaaacaaaacaaaaaaaaaacccccacgcAAGAAATGAGTCTACTCTACTGCCTTGAATTTTCTTGATGCCTAATTGTTTACCTGCCTTCCAATTTtagcctttttaaaaatcagaccAGGAGAAAAATATTTCCCTCAATCTTGCTGCAACATTTGtttcagtagaaaaaaaaagaaaaaaaaaaaaaaaaggtatacaaacagaaaaggaaaatggcTTGGGGAAATGCCCTCACTGTGCTGATTTGACATTTGCCAGCCAGTAGAATCATGTTTCACATAGTCCATTCCACTGCATTAGGAGCAGATTTTCAGCATAAGCTATTCCTGAGCATTAATATAcatttcagcatttcaaagtttgATCTTTGCTTCAAACGTCACAGTGTGACTTCAACAAAACTGCATTCTTTCATGTGGCATCTTTAATTCACCAATGCTAATTAAACATGACTTAATCTGAGTGATAAATActattttcaggtttttttttctttttttaaacatccTATGTAACATAGTAAAATTTATATTTCATTAAGCCAGGTAACTCACACTAGCGCTCCCATTACCAGAACTCAAAAATATAATAGAATATGGTGATGGGATTTATTAACTTCAGACACCAGAAGATGAATCACATTTTAAAACCTCATTTTAGACTGTATATGTGAGGAAGCAAGGCCTCTAATGAAGAACAGGTCACATCATGCTATAATCTCAATAAAAGTACCATTGTACGAATGCAGATTTTTGAAGTAACACATGACAGTCTGTAGCCAACTCAGATTAACAATATGAGATATTGCAAATGACAGATTAGGAAGAGAGAAAATACATACAGAGGAAGTTGCAATGTTTTATCAAGGGAATTCCAATCATAAATAGGAAGAGTCTTTGGAGAAAATGTTGTACAATCTGCCAGGTTTATCAAGAGGAAAAAATACATAGCTTTTGATAAATACACTTTAGATCTTTTAACAGTTTAAATGTGGATCTTGCAACTGTGACCAAATTTTAATCATTTCTTGAGGTTTTCTGCTATGCACTAGCATTAAGTTTGTATAAGAACAAATgttgtttttctgtttctcttctaTGTCAAATGTTTTGAAACCTTTATGTTTTTCTGGAGCAAGCCCAAGTTTCTGAAGGCACATTCCTGTATAAACATCATCAATAGGATACAAGAGGACCTGGTCAGTTATTTTGTACAGTCGCAATGCTAGATTGCCAGAATAAAGAAATCCTCCACCCCCTGCGTATGGAGGGTAAGATCCTGTATATATACTTTCTGGGATATAGTACTTCAGTTTTTTGTCTCTATGAGGTCCAGCATCTTTGATCACATCACCTATAAATAAATCTTTGGCTTTATCCTTTGTTAAACTCTTCAAGTAATCCAGGATCTGATGGGTATTTACAAAGACATCATCATCTCCTTTAAAAATAAACTGGACATCTGCACAGGAATGGCTAACCCACTTAAGGAATAGTACCTCCTTCAGTGTTAAGTTGAAGAATGTGTCCCTGTAATTCCAAAGAAGAAGGTCTTGATGGGTTTCACTCTCATATCTCAACATGTCTGAAAGGTCAGGGAAGTTATCCTCCGAAGGAGTCTGCCCCAGCAAAAATACCCTCACAACAGATAGGTCACCAACTTTCAGTTCTTGTCCCCACGATTCCCTAATTGCTTGTCTTCTATCAAAATGTGGTGTTAGTGACTTGATTGCAagcaacagaaaaggtttttgCTGGCATTTATTTTGCTGGTCCACCAATAATGAATAATTCCTACATCTCAGGTAGAATAGGAAGTCTTTAAATCTGGTTGGCAAGTTTTCAAAATCTTTTATCTCAGAAATTACTGTAGTATCCATATCACAAATGTTCAAAAGACTAGTATTGTTAACCAAATTCTCTTCAACAGTCATGTTGGATAATAAAGTCAAAATAGGATTGTATAAGCTTTCCAGCTTCTGTTGATGTCTATTCCAATAAGCAGCCAATGGAGTGTATTTCCTCCAGAATTTGCCCTGGGGCATTATAACTcgtcctttttcatttttgtctcGACCATCACCTCTCGAGACCTCCACAATGACATAAATAAAGAAATTTACCATCATTAGAATTAGCAGCAATTTTAATCTTCTGCGTCCAACACTCATTTCTCATAcctaaacaaaaggaaaaaaaattgttagaaataaCATAAATCTTGCAGGAAAGCTATCAATATGAATAAACACTAAAAATGCAGCAAGGGGCTTTTACTCACAACAGAAATGTGATAAACCATGTATTTTCCATAACTGGCCAAATATACCTAAGCATATACAAAAGAAGTTAAAGAACAAAGTAATAGGACATGAAGTGAAATACCTGAAGTACTCTTAGAAAAGTAAGCAAAAAGTAGTACCAAATTACATTTTACCAAAGTATTTACTAAATTTACATCTACTTTTAACTTATAAAATAATTTGGTACTACAGAAACTTCTGGTGGCTTAAACTTTGTATACTGCTATGGAGGCGACCAAGTTGCAATCCACTTGAATATATTTTTAGTGGTCAAGTCAATTAAGTAAACTGGCAAGCTGAGTTCAGTTTCTACATAGGCCCTGTATCTCAAGGGCTATGGGACCAAGCATCAAAAGGCACCTGTGAGGCTGCATATAGTTTTAACAATGTAATTCTACTGGTAGTAGtggaactgaagaaaaaaaaaaaaatcagatcacaGTATATCAGTAAAGCAACACTATAAGATATCAGGTGCTTAATAatgtctatggaaaacatttgaggACGACTGAtcatcccccaggggtcatagggaccctcatcctcactgaatGCCACAGGAGGTGGGGGCCCTGGGTGCTCTGCCTACATCCAGAGCTACAGGCACTGATGGAACTGgatggggggggacgggggggggacGGACTATAGGCCTCAGCGTCTCCTGTGACCTTGGTAGAACTTCCTCAGAGGACATTGTGACTACCACTGTACTGATAGAAGTTGGCCTCTGTGCCCTGCTGGGCATTGGTGCCATCCTGGGAACTGATGCTAGCTGGGTCGGCAACGCACCGATAAGCACACTGAacttctccagaagtggtaccAGCTCTGATGCAATCGATACCACGGGACTGAAGCCCTGTAGcacctgggaggaaggaggggtggtcAGATCTTCCTTAGAactgtgaaggggggggggggggggggaggatcagtGGCTGGcacaggaccagtggagaccgtCGCAGACCCCGGGTATCGATGGAGGATGGGCGCTCAACATTGGGTCCCCTTTGGGGGATCACGGTAGGAGCCAGTGCATCCCCGTGCATCAATGGGGACCCATGCCGgtacttcttaggcttcccttgatgcttggcCTGGGCCTTCCTGTTGCAGAGGACGACAAACCCAGAATCCTCGGACCAAAGGAGATAGACTATGGTTAGTCTCCTGTGCCACTGGCGACTTCGACGGAACTGATGGTTCAGCCGATGTCAATGGTCTGGTGTCCATCGGTGCGACTCAGAGGTCCTTCAATGCCGATGGTGCAGACTTCGACCCGAaaagctgatccatcttgtcaaATCATAGTTGTCTCTCTTTGGGATCATCTGGGCACATAAGCAGCAACCCCCGATGTGATGCCCCCAAGCAGAGGCATCGAGAGGGACCAGGTGACACACCTGAAGAAATGtgaaaaacaaagttttccaccaGGCAAAAGCTTTTTAGAACTCAAACTGCAAGGCTCATAGTtctataggggggggggggggggggggggggggggagggaagagactgaagagggaccccacgtggatgtgtggtataagACATGctggcatgttcagtgtgcctaaAAGTTTTTCAcgtcaggctccatctgatgtcacccatgtgtgagaactaccatcctgcttgtcctcttaAGAAATAAAATTTTATTGGTTAAAGAGCATGGGACAAGAATAGAATATCCTGGTCATAAGAAAAGGAGGACAAAACAAGTAGGGTCTGTGATATTGCAGGGTATACAGAAAATGAGCTGATTAGAAAGACTACAAAGTCCATTTGTCATCAGTTATGTTTCACTTCTCTTTTGTATTAAAAACGGAAACATTACCAACTAGAAACTACCCAAATATTCTAGGCCTCAACATAATGGCCATCAGTTTtcagttatttaagcaaagaaaTTTCCATTTTTGAATCCTGCATTCAGTCATTTTCTTCTAGGTCCCAGCATGCTCTAGGTACCATATCATTGTGGAGACATCAGATTACAAATACACAGGCAAATAAATAAAGGAGAACATTCCGGCTGTTGTAACTCAAAAGATGGAGATGGACAAAACAAGTGCTGCATGGCTCTTACCATCTTCATGCAGTTCCAGCAGCAGATAGAGGACTGGTCTCACTATACCCATTCCTATTATTACTCAGGCCAGTTGAAATGCCCTATCCTCTACTTTAGGTGAACTGGTGGTTTCAGACTAGATCCATGTTGACATGCCTACAACACAACAAACCATTATAATTTGGAACTAGCTGGCACCACTGTAGACAGGTTCAGCAAAGGGAACAAAAATACTATATAGCTATGAAGAATAAGGGTCAGGGGTGGAGTATGGTGGTGGCGATTGAGGGAGACACTTAGTGAATGTTAATGAAACAGTGTTTCATTTCATAAGAGAAATGACAAACAAGTATCTGTTTTCCAAATCATTTTAAATGACTGCATAATCTATCTGTATATGCTTAATATTCCATGTTTTCCAAAAATAAGGCACAAGGCGTATTACaagaagaaatgttaaataaatatgtactgtatactttatttttaatttttatatatcgatgatcctgtatagaatacatatcgcaccggtttacagagaactgaactgtcgcctcaggggcggatacattgaaacaaggtTGAAATTAAACTTACAGAGAACAAGtggaatgcaattcaaaacatgattagttaaaataaagtacaaatcaaaacatatttacaatggGATTGGTGGGCCAGCTGCTGTAAGGCTCGATTCATCagctcttagctctcagggaacgcttggctaaatagccaagtctttagcttctttttgaaatctaagaggcagggttcttgtcggaggtccggagggagcgagttccaaggtGAGGGAACTCGCTCCCTCATAATGAGGAAAAGAGTTCCCTCATTATGAGGGAGCGAATCATACATAATGAGGGAGCGAATCTATAAGACAATTATATAGTTCAGAATGAGGTTGAGAATATGTAAATGCATACTGGCAAGGTACATTAACATTAAAGAGGACAAGGCTCCTACTTTGACTATAAGGAATGGATATTTAAGGGAGAGGGTGAAGAAGAAGTAGTATATGGTGTGGGGTTAGTTGGAAGTTTGACTATGGAGGCTAGCACTCGCTATAGTTTAGGAGGACTGGTCTTAATGAAGACAGAAGAACTTGTTTTGCATTGCTACTGCCCATGCTATACCTGCTGTGTATAAATGAAGGCTTTGGGTTTCTATGTCAGACACCTTAAGCCTCATTTATCAACAGGTATAGCATGGGTAGCTGCAATACAAGTTTCCCCAAACCAGCCACCATTGTTTCTCAAGCTTTGGAAAGAATTTGCctcactttcgggccgatacagtaaagtccgcgggagagtgggcgaatgcccactctcctgtgcacgcgattcagtatgcaaattaagcccagcggtaaaaacaggtaaaaggaggcgctagggacactagcgcatccctagcgcctccttttggaccggagcggcggctgtcagcgggtttgacagccgacgccggttctcgagcccactgacagccatgggcttggaaaccggacactagcaaaattgagcgtccggtttttgacccgcgagccgccttcaaatttttttttttttccccctttggtaactttcgggacctcagacttaatatcgccatgatattaagtcagagggtgcacagaaaagcagtttttactgcttttctgtacactttcccggtgcctgaagaagttagcgcctacctttgggtaggcgttaatttctgaaagtaaaatgtgcagcttggctgcacattttactttctgaatcgtgcgggaatacctaataggaccctcaacatgcatttgcatgttgcaggtgctattaggttcaggggattggacgcgcgttttcggccccttactgaataaggggtaaaacgcTAGCGTGTCAAATGTgcgtccaatcgagggttaaccGTGCGCTCCGAAGGAAATATTTagtcacagaaagggtggtggatgcatggaatgccctcctggaaaagGTGGTGAAAGCAATGggaatgaattaaaaaatgtggGACAAAGAGAATCCCTGCTGGTTAGAGGATTGAAATGAAGTAATGGGATAATTTCTATTACACCTATAGTTTACATTTAGGCTTGGGAGTGGcttgcatagagcagcagttgcttcgcccctaaaaataaattaaaattgctGAGTAGTCTAGCTGGACcattctggtctttatctgccattttacTATGTAATAAATTCACTATTTATATAAAATGTAATTGAGAGCTTACCCAATATCATTAAATATGACAGTCCTATTGTCTGGCAAAATGAGTATAGTATAGAACAGACTACAAAATCCAGTTAATTCATATATTATTCAGAAGCAAGCTTCTCAAGCTCAATCATCTGTTTATAGGAAAATGGGAAAGGTGAAAATGCATGTTTCATCAAACAATTGCACTGAAAACAGTATACAAAATCTCGTCAAACATTTCTGAAAACGGAACACCAGTTCATTTGTGAAAGGAACACACAAATTTCCTTAGGTCATTGAGTTGAGCTAAAACGCTTTTGGTCACAATGCCTAGTAGTCTGACATCAGGGAATGAAAATTCAATACAAATTGTCTGAAACACTTAGCTTCCCTTTCTGTATAAATAATGTAGCAACATGCTTTGAATAGGGCCAACTACTTTGTTGAAAAACAAAAAGGCAGGCTTCAAAGTCCACAGCAATATATTCAAAATTTGGCTTGCATAATGTATCTTGCAGAGGTCAAAGGGTTAACTGCAATTATTCCTCTAGACTGAAGACAGTAGTCATGAGGCAAATTTTGAATAGACTGTAGATTACAGATTGGCAATTACTTGCTGCATTTCAAAGGAGGattcatgcatattgtaatgaggcTGATAATGATTGCCATGCCTTGGAGCCAGCCAGGCCCTGAATGCATCATTGTCCAGTTTCTACTTTTTGGTATCTTCTCAACCTTTGAATAGCATTTAAAATATTTCACCTAACCTTCCTGAATAGCTATGCGCCATAGGCTCCTTTTACCATTAAATTAAGTGAatcaaccccttcaaaaaagtaaacacaCAGTTAAAATATCAAAATGCTAGTCTAAAACAATTCCAGTAAAATAAGCTGCACTGTTTCCAGTGAATGATTTCGGCTGTCACCACACCTAGGTGCTCGGTGTCAAATGATAGGTAACCCCCTCCCCCGGACCTCCAAACCTCTCCCTCCCTCATCCAGTGAGGCAATTTTATACTGCAGTGAGCATGGGGGACTAAGCTTATGCTTACAGGTCCCAACCTCTATGGGCTTCTGTGACCTAGGAATTAGTTTCAGGCATACTCTACTCTATACATTTTTAGAGATAGTGATGAATCTATATTCCATCAGGAAGAGAGCAGGAAAACTCCTGTAAGCCCCAGAAAAATGAAGACTGGCTGTGGGACGCCTCCAAGTCaggtaggagaaaaaaaaaagaaaaaagggggaagctACAATTCCCAAAATGCCAAAGGGTCCTGAAGGAGATTCTCCAAGaatagggaggaagggaagattcCCAATTAACTCCAAATGAGCAGTTAATGAATGGGCCAATtcagagtgaaagaaaaaaaaaaaaaaaagaaaaagaagaccaCACCTAGGAAGCATAAAGCAGGAGAGAACAGCAGCAGAGAGCAAATAGAAGCCAACCTTTCAAGGTAAAAACAGCTTGTCAAATTGCATGGTCCCAACTGCTGCATTTTCTTGCATAATCTGTGAAAGAAAGGAACCTTGGAGGAACAGGGAATAGCAGTATTGtgactaaaaaaacaaacaagcttaTAGGAGGGTGGGTGGAAAACTGGCAGACCCAACTAGGGTTTGCCAGAAAAGGACTACAAAGTAAAGCCTGTGCTGCTAATTGGCTGCTTGCACATAAAAGGTTTTTGGAGAGCTGTACAGAAAGGGCTACCAAGTAAAGCCTATGCTGCAGTGATAATTGTTTACTGGCATTTAAAAGAGCTAAAATGGAAAGAACCCTGTAACTGTGTATTATACCTTCTCTAAATCTTGTTGCCAGACAAGAGACTAGATGTCCTGTCTAACCAtatcagggaaagagagaggtcTTTTAAGATAGCGTGGGCGAGGCAGAGGGGCTACAATTGGTGTAGCCCAGCATGAGGGATCCATATAACAAGGACCATCTGGACCACTGGCAAGGTGATTCTCCAGAACCACAGAGGTAAGGGTACCTTATCTATTTTGAGGATTAAATTCCAGGTGTGTATCCAGCAGCACGAGTCGTGGGAGAAGAAGAGTTGGGAGGGTGAGTTTATGCGTGGTACCACACTATGTGGGCTGTTTTCTTCTTATTTCAGGGACAAGATGAAATCACATATGGCAAAGTGGATGGTAGAACATGCAATATGCTGCGAGAACTTTTGGAACAGGAAAAATAGCAACTCTTGTTTCAATTTCTGGAGGAACAAGCCAAAGGCACTGAAGCCCCAAGAGAACATGGACCACCACAAAGGACTATAGGAGTTAACTCCATTTGAAGGGCTACCAGATACAGACGAGCCTGCCTAAAATGAGCACACATGTTTGGTCATTTGGGTGGGTGGTTGGTATACCGGTAGTAGGGTACCTCAAGATCAATGCGCTGTGAGGTGGTCTCATTTTTAACTGGGGAAGGTCAGGCTGCTTATAGGCATTAAGTCCAGAGTAGGCAGGAGATTAGGCGGCAATTAAAATAGTAATAGAAGATTGGGTGGGGTTAACCAAGGAGGAGTATAGGAGAATGTTTAGAGCCATGAAATATGGGAAAGGGATGCAATCAAGGGCTGGGGTCCAGCAACTTCAAGATGTGGCTAGCTGCTTGTTGGAACTTGACAGGAAAATGCTAAGATATGCTGGAGCAATATAATCAATCATTCTCCCTCTATGAGATAAGAATGTGGATAGGCAGTCAagggaaataccaacagtacctgaatgtaatctgctttgaaatgccaaaaggcagaatataaaataaaaagtccTAACTTGCGGAAATTCACCTTATATAGTGAACAATCTGTGGATGGGGATAGGAGAATAAAGAAGTAGGGAGTGGGGTCTACAGAGATCAAACAAGTTTTTCCTCTGCAGGGAAGAAAATCAAAAAGGAAGACAAGATCCCCTGCCAATTCTGGACAGACCCTCTAACATCTAAATTAGCACCTTACAAGTCAAAGGAGGAAAGAAACAGGCAGTCTGGAGAGGTGTTTTCCTTGTGGGGAGGAAAGACACTTCAAATGAAAATTGTTCATATTTGGAATTGTTCTCTCAGGATAGGTGACCTCTAAAAAGTAGGTAGAATAAAGGTCAGGataaattgcttaccttgtaataggtgttatcccaggacagcaggatgtagtcctcacatatgggtgacatcactgatggagccctatcgcgggaaaacttctgtcaaagtttctagaaacatttgactggcagcctgaggctactgagcatgccatgatatgctctgccacaggggtctcattccagtctcatatgtagcaataagctttagtaaaaataaaagaaaaaaaaatctgagtcccaactctgcggggtggcgggtgggtttcatgaggactacatcctgctgtcctgggataacacctattacaaggtaagcaattttgctttatcccaggacaagcaggatgctagtcctcacatatgggtgattagcaagctagatgctgagtcattttgtattgaggcaacagCGAAGTAttgttggttgtagaaggagttggg from Rhinatrema bivittatum chromosome 3, aRhiBiv1.1, whole genome shotgun sequence includes these protein-coding regions:
- the B3GNT2 gene encoding N-acetyllactosaminide beta-1,3-N-acetylglucosaminyltransferase 2, which translates into the protein MSVGRRRLKLLLILMMVNFFIYVIVEVSRGDGRDKNEKGRVIMPQGKFWRKYTPLAAYWNRHQQKLESLYNPILTLLSNMTVEENLVNNTSLLNICDMDTTVISEIKDFENLPTRFKDFLFYLRCRNYSLLVDQQNKCQQKPFLLLAIKSLTPHFDRRQAIRESWGQELKVGDLSVVRVFLLGQTPSEDNFPDLSDMLRYESETHQDLLLWNYRDTFFNLTLKEVLFLKWVSHSCADVQFIFKGDDDVFVNTHQILDYLKSLTKDKAKDLFIGDVIKDAGPHRDKKLKYYIPESIYTGSYPPYAGGGGFLYSGNLALRLYKITDQVLLYPIDDVYTGMCLQKLGLAPEKHKGFKTFDIEEKQKNNICSYTNLMLVHSRKPQEMIKIWSQLQDPHLNC